Proteins from one Panicum virgatum strain AP13 chromosome 7K, P.virgatum_v5, whole genome shotgun sequence genomic window:
- the LOC120639888 gene encoding DNA-directed RNA polymerases II, IV and V subunit 11: MNAPDRYERFVVPEGTKKVSYERDTKIVNAASFTIEREDHTIGNIVRMQLHRDPNVLFAGYKLPHPLQYKIITRIHTTSQSSPTQH; this comes from the exons ATGAATGCTCCGGATCGCTACGAGCGCTTTGTCGTGCCTGAGGGCACCAAGAA GGTGTCGTATGAGAGGGACACAAAGATCGTGAATGCTGCCTCATTCACTATCGAGCGTGAGGACCACACCATTGGCAACATTGTCCGCAT GCAGCTGCACAGAGACCCAAATGTGCTCTTTGCTGGCTataagctccctcacccacttCAGTACAAGATCATCACGAGG ATCCATACTACCAGCCAGTCTTCCCCAACGCAACACTAG